Proteins found in one Candidatus Binataceae bacterium genomic segment:
- a CDS encoding acyl carrier protein, whose amino-acid sequence MSKTAIEESVRNFLINEVFYDKALDVNALAPSDSLVGLLDSLGIMRVVSFCEETYGIQVPDTEILPEHFENISSIANLIEGCQKSS is encoded by the coding sequence ATGAGCAAAACTGCAATCGAAGAAAGCGTGCGCAACTTCCTGATCAACGAGGTCTTTTACGACAAGGCGCTTGACGTGAACGCGCTGGCGCCGAGTGACTCCCTGGTCGGGCTGCTCGATTCGCTCGGCATTATGCGCGTCGTCAGCTTCTGCGAGGAGACCTACGGCATCCAGGTGCCCGATACCGAAATCCTGCCCGAGCATTTCGAGAACATCAGCTCGATCGCGAACCTCATCGAAGGCTGCCAGAAAAGCTCCTGA
- a CDS encoding tetratricopeptide repeat protein produces the protein MRVKAYRWRGLILGASLGIAAIGYLPGAACAAPAGTTASAERPIRLALVSEERIPGEDLPAASPGNVAVGSTNQAPGPSSVASPSSAKDQPADEDKDDDSVAGPDENQDVPEPMAPNAEPSPSVGAEASQTLAPGEAAPGAVPSPPPPALDLSAVAPAPDLGAASLAPEIRHASSPALAASIRITEQARRELAQGAADVALRDLGRAVSIDGGNPFAYYYLGRVYLTRKNYSQALTFFQRAELGFAARPDWRGETLSFEGACEEELGREPDAAKAYQEAVADAPGNFRAQAGHGRLGAAVAQPTALDAPPTALDAPPPSADDALPPPLTSPPAPPPAPEDDSRD, from the coding sequence ATGCGCGTGAAGGCCTATCGTTGGCGGGGGCTGATCCTCGGCGCCAGTCTGGGAATCGCGGCGATCGGTTATCTTCCTGGAGCAGCCTGCGCCGCACCTGCGGGAACGACAGCGTCCGCGGAGCGGCCGATCAGGTTGGCGCTGGTCTCGGAAGAGCGGATTCCGGGAGAGGATCTTCCGGCGGCGAGTCCGGGGAATGTCGCCGTCGGATCAACCAATCAAGCGCCGGGGCCGTCCAGCGTCGCCAGTCCGAGTTCCGCGAAGGATCAGCCGGCTGACGAAGATAAAGATGACGACTCGGTCGCCGGCCCGGATGAGAATCAAGATGTGCCCGAACCGATGGCTCCGAACGCTGAGCCGTCGCCGAGCGTCGGCGCCGAAGCAAGCCAGACCCTTGCGCCGGGTGAGGCCGCGCCCGGGGCAGTTCCGAGTCCGCCGCCCCCGGCGCTGGATCTGAGCGCGGTCGCGCCCGCTCCCGACCTGGGCGCGGCGTCACTCGCGCCCGAAATCCGCCATGCTTCATCGCCGGCGCTCGCCGCCTCGATCCGGATCACTGAGCAGGCGCGCCGGGAGTTGGCGCAGGGCGCCGCCGACGTCGCGCTACGCGATCTCGGCCGCGCGGTCTCGATCGACGGCGGCAATCCCTTCGCGTATTACTACCTGGGGCGGGTCTATCTGACGCGCAAGAACTACTCTCAGGCGCTGACTTTCTTTCAGCGTGCGGAGTTAGGTTTCGCGGCGCGTCCGGATTGGCGCGGCGAAACCCTGAGTTTCGAGGGGGCTTGCGAAGAGGAGTTGGGACGCGAGCCGGACGCCGCCAAGGCCTATCAGGAAGCAGTCGCTGACGCGCCGGGCAACTTCCGCGCGCAGGCCGGTCATGGACGGCTCGGGGCGGCCGTCGCGCAACCCACGGCCCTCGATGCACCGCCTACCGCCCTCGATGCGCCGCCGCCCAGCGCGGACGATGCGCTTCCACCGCCGCTCACTTCACCGCCAGCGCCCCCGCCTGCGCCCGAGGATGACTCACGGGACTAG
- a CDS encoding PBP1A family penicillin-binding protein, which translates to MRIGRAIKFGVFGAAVLALFAVAPLIYKFISYYNALDQEVAARFAGKRWTIPSLVYSDSTTIYPGLKIDDIGLFQRLARLNYHRVDPAQVRIRGEYSFDKEHGRLDLFLHSFHYPYSESPGEQVALRVSPVGTVIEIADAGTHKPLDAIELEPELLGAIFQGDWEQRRIVPLAEMPPGMVYAVMAAEDHRFYEHHGIDLVRTLKAAWVDFNAGHVVQGGSTLTQQLVKNFFLTSKRDWHRKMQEALMAYIVERRYSKDQILENYLNDIYLGQRGQEGIYGIWEAAQFYFSKEPRDLSIAEMATLAGMIRSPNRYNPIRHADSVRLRRNEVLGAMLQDGYIGKAAYDEAVVEPVHAREPYLETNDAPYFVDYVKRELAERYPAEVLDGEGLRVFTTLDVHMQKQGETAVDENLEKLEAQHKSLRRKERSEELQSCLLAIEPQTGKIRAMVGGRDYREGQFNHVTQAHRQPGSAFKPVTYLAALDETMTGQAQYLPTSYIEDTPFTWNYGTMSWTPRNYKNRYFGRVTLEFALEESLNSATSRLADAVGLDRVIAMAGKLGFGDLPAYPSIILGGIEVTPIALARMYAILANEGEDVPFYAVTAVVDQKGHPIEGHELKAEQVLSPELAYTMDFMLEQVINHGTGEGARKAGFRLPAAGKTGTTNDSNDAWFAGFTPNLLAVVWTGFDQKEALGLTGAEASLPAWTSFMKAATASRPELDFAAPAGVVTAKIDPLSGDLAGPYCPTTVIGVFPKALAPTEVCPFHKSAASVENTAAPGAEGAAATNTDANPEATLDDSPND; encoded by the coding sequence ATGCGAATCGGGCGCGCGATCAAGTTCGGCGTTTTTGGCGCGGCGGTGCTGGCGCTGTTTGCCGTCGCGCCGCTGATTTACAAATTCATCAGCTATTACAACGCACTCGATCAGGAAGTCGCGGCGCGTTTTGCCGGCAAGCGCTGGACGATTCCGTCGCTGGTCTATTCTGACTCGACGACGATCTATCCGGGGCTCAAGATTGACGATATCGGGTTGTTCCAACGGCTCGCGCGGTTGAATTACCATCGGGTGGATCCCGCTCAGGTCAGAATCCGCGGCGAATACAGCTTCGATAAAGAGCACGGGCGGCTCGATCTCTTCCTGCATAGTTTTCACTACCCATACTCGGAATCGCCCGGCGAGCAGGTTGCGTTGCGCGTCTCGCCGGTCGGGACCGTAATCGAGATCGCGGATGCGGGAACGCATAAGCCGTTGGACGCGATTGAGCTCGAGCCCGAGCTGCTCGGCGCGATTTTCCAGGGCGACTGGGAGCAGCGCCGGATCGTGCCACTGGCAGAGATGCCGCCGGGGATGGTCTATGCGGTGATGGCCGCGGAGGACCATCGGTTTTATGAGCATCATGGGATTGATTTGGTGCGCACGCTCAAGGCGGCGTGGGTGGATTTCAACGCCGGCCATGTGGTGCAGGGCGGATCGACGCTGACGCAGCAACTGGTCAAGAATTTTTTCCTGACCAGCAAGCGCGACTGGCATCGCAAAATGCAGGAAGCGCTGATGGCGTATATCGTCGAGCGGCGCTATTCGAAGGATCAGATTCTCGAAAATTATCTCAATGACATTTACCTTGGGCAGCGCGGCCAGGAAGGCATCTATGGCATCTGGGAGGCGGCGCAATTTTATTTCTCGAAGGAGCCGCGCGACCTCTCGATCGCCGAGATGGCGACGCTGGCCGGGATGATCCGCTCGCCGAACCGCTATAATCCGATCCGTCATGCGGATTCCGTGCGCCTCCGCCGCAATGAAGTTCTGGGCGCGATGCTGCAGGACGGCTATATCGGCAAGGCCGCGTACGATGAGGCGGTCGTCGAACCGGTGCACGCACGTGAGCCCTATCTCGAGACCAACGACGCGCCCTACTTCGTGGATTACGTCAAGCGCGAATTGGCGGAACGCTACCCGGCCGAGGTGTTGGACGGTGAGGGGTTGCGGGTCTTCACCACGCTCGACGTGCATATGCAGAAGCAGGGCGAAACGGCCGTCGATGAGAATCTGGAGAAGCTCGAAGCGCAACACAAGTCGTTGCGGCGCAAGGAGCGCAGCGAGGAACTGCAATCCTGCCTGCTCGCGATCGAGCCGCAGACCGGCAAGATTCGCGCGATGGTGGGAGGGCGCGACTATCGCGAAGGCCAGTTCAATCATGTCACGCAGGCGCATCGCCAACCCGGGTCAGCCTTCAAGCCGGTCACCTATCTGGCGGCGCTGGACGAAACCATGACGGGGCAAGCGCAGTATCTGCCGACCAGCTATATCGAGGACACGCCGTTCACCTGGAATTACGGCACGATGAGTTGGACGCCGAGGAACTACAAGAACCGCTACTTTGGGCGGGTGACGCTGGAATTCGCGCTCGAAGAGTCGCTCAATTCGGCGACCTCGCGGCTGGCTGACGCGGTCGGGCTCGACCGCGTGATCGCGATGGCGGGAAAGCTGGGGTTTGGTGATTTACCAGCCTACCCCTCGATCATACTGGGGGGGATCGAAGTCACGCCGATCGCGCTGGCGCGGATGTACGCGATTCTGGCCAACGAGGGGGAAGACGTCCCGTTCTACGCGGTTACGGCGGTGGTCGATCAGAAGGGCCACCCGATTGAAGGGCACGAGCTCAAGGCTGAGCAGGTGTTGTCGCCGGAACTCGCTTATACGATGGATTTTATGCTCGAGCAGGTGATCAATCACGGCACCGGCGAGGGCGCGCGCAAGGCCGGCTTTCGCCTGCCGGCCGCGGGCAAGACCGGAACCACCAATGACTCGAACGACGCCTGGTTCGCGGGTTTCACGCCAAACCTGCTGGCGGTAGTCTGGACCGGATTCGATCAAAAGGAGGCGCTGGGGTTGACCGGCGCGGAGGCCTCGTTGCCGGCGTGGACGAGCTTCATGAAGGCGGCGACGGCGTCGCGGCCCGAGCTCGACTTCGCCGCACCAGCGGGAGTGGTGACTGCGAAGATCGATCCGCTGAGCGGCGATCTCGCCGGTCCCTATTGTCCGACGACCGTCATCGGAGTGTTTCCCAAAGCGCTCGCGCCGACCGAGGTCTGCCCGTTCCACAAGTCCGCCGCGTCGGTCGAGAATACGGCTGCGCCGGGCGCCGAGGGGGCGGCCGCTACGAACACCGACGCGAATCCCGAGGCGACGCTGGACGATTCGCCCAACGACTGA
- a CDS encoding amino acid adenylation domain-containing protein, with amino-acid sequence MASVTNILPDLVRRSAGRWPDHPAIAMDGRAFTYADLERASNQIARTLKRVGVRKGDRVMLWMPKSPEAIAALYGIMKAGAAYVSVDPSAPPPRACYIARDCAAAALITVPARTAVLDKEFAGDAPMRAVLYAEPRANGFAILDVPAIAGVPAIGWDSVAAESPEALDNIATARDLAYILYTSGSTGQPKGVMISHSASLSFVEWAGDKFGISHDDRLSNHAGFHFDLSTFDLYAGARAGATVYPVSSRVAPFPAALTKQWVEQRLTVCYATPSTFILLMGRGNLAASGIASMRVVLFAGEVFAVKHLRELMAIFPQARFANLYGPTETNVCTWYEVTEPPADDSPIPIGRECENCEGFILDETGAQVADGEVGELWIGGGTLMQGYWGRDDLTAKRLRSIKPANGTPTLAYNTGDLVRRFPDGNLRFFGRRDHQIKTRGYRVELGEIEATLSRHAAVAEAVLVAIPDDQFGHLLHAVVIRQPDAAVTEGQLKGFLKESLPLYMVPERIEFRTELPHTFSDKIDRDTLLRQTLAAASANPVGK; translated from the coding sequence GTGGCGAGCGTGACGAACATTCTGCCCGATCTCGTCCGGCGCTCAGCCGGGCGTTGGCCCGACCATCCGGCGATCGCGATGGATGGCCGCGCTTTCACCTACGCCGACCTCGAACGCGCCTCGAACCAGATCGCACGGACGCTCAAGCGCGTGGGCGTCCGCAAGGGCGACCGCGTGATGCTCTGGATGCCGAAATCGCCCGAGGCGATCGCGGCGCTCTACGGCATCATGAAGGCTGGCGCCGCTTACGTCTCGGTCGATCCGTCGGCGCCGCCGCCGCGTGCCTGTTACATCGCCCGCGACTGCGCCGCCGCTGCGTTAATTACAGTTCCGGCGCGAACTGCCGTGCTCGACAAGGAATTTGCCGGCGACGCACCGATGCGCGCCGTGTTGTATGCGGAGCCGCGCGCTAACGGTTTTGCGATCCTTGACGTTCCGGCGATCGCTGGCGTCCCGGCAATCGGCTGGGACAGTGTCGCGGCCGAGAGCCCCGAGGCGCTCGACAACATCGCGACCGCACGCGATCTTGCCTACATCCTCTATACCTCGGGCTCGACCGGACAGCCCAAGGGCGTGATGATCTCGCACAGCGCGTCGCTCTCGTTTGTCGAATGGGCCGGCGACAAATTCGGCATCTCACACGACGATCGTCTGTCGAATCACGCCGGCTTCCATTTCGATCTCTCGACCTTCGACCTCTATGCGGGCGCGCGCGCCGGTGCGACCGTTTATCCGGTCTCGTCGCGGGTTGCGCCTTTTCCCGCGGCCCTGACCAAACAATGGGTCGAGCAGCGGCTGACGGTTTGTTATGCGACGCCCAGCACCTTCATCCTGCTGATGGGCCGTGGCAATCTCGCCGCGAGTGGCATCGCCTCGATGCGCGTTGTGCTCTTTGCGGGCGAGGTCTTTGCGGTCAAGCATCTGCGCGAGCTGATGGCAATCTTTCCGCAGGCTCGTTTCGCGAATCTTTACGGCCCGACCGAGACCAACGTCTGCACCTGGTATGAAGTCACGGAGCCGCCCGCCGATGACTCGCCGATCCCGATCGGGCGCGAGTGCGAAAACTGCGAGGGCTTCATCCTCGACGAAACTGGTGCGCAGGTCGCCGACGGCGAGGTCGGCGAGCTGTGGATCGGTGGCGGCACGCTGATGCAGGGCTACTGGGGCCGCGACGATTTGACCGCGAAGCGCCTGCGATCAATCAAGCCCGCCAACGGAACTCCGACGCTCGCATACAATACCGGCGACCTGGTGCGCCGCTTCCCCGACGGCAACCTGCGTTTTTTTGGCCGCCGCGATCATCAGATCAAGACGCGCGGCTACCGCGTCGAGCTCGGCGAGATCGAGGCCACCTTGAGCCGCCACGCCGCTGTCGCCGAGGCGGTGCTGGTCGCGATCCCTGACGATCAGTTCGGCCATTTATTGCATGCGGTGGTTATCAGGCAGCCGGACGCGGCCGTCACGGAAGGCCAGCTCAAGGGCTTTCTCAAGGAGTCGCTGCCACTTTATATGGTGCCCGAGCGTATCGAGTTTCGCACGGAACTTCCGCATACTTTTAGTGACAAGATCGACCGCGACACGCTGCTCCGTCAGACGCTCGCCGCGGCCTCGGCCAATCCGGTAGGAAAATGA